One window of Oryza brachyantha chromosome 12, ObraRS2, whole genome shotgun sequence genomic DNA carries:
- the LOC102709050 gene encoding protein lin-54-like yields MAAEEHEHPDDPPKPPPPPLLDPPGSDPDDPLLLRAVVPPPPPPPPPPPAPAPVHLGPTAEAEADAFPAVAPFAVPPAVVEANGNSEKKKKRKADEGEGCKSCSCKKSKCLKLYCVCFASGSSCSESCGCDPCYNKSIHGVARITPVLPFRAVQTLEAGQDSTEQLIRSPMEFVRRKCTCKKSGCLKKYCDCYQGGAGCSINCKCDDCKNPYGRKVGVILDGTKNILAGPTPIERNGAEADSSDDEEDDYYMNRPLSPVSPSPVSRESSFQQETLVGVEVQTMNGHLYPKPLTQVRPESWQITRRPAEEVRGEAWRYLRRPSEDGTSDVMEGHADPKFQRDNKPPENHVHVDRYSIPRCIEVMNAMADLSPIEKSLAPDIFLDASNREIFLSLTVDIRTMWLKRKMKSLV; encoded by the exons ATGGCTGCGGAGGAGCACGAGCACCCGGATGATCCTCCCaagccgcccccgcccccgctgCTCGACCCGCCCGGATCGGACCCCGAcgaccccctcctcctccgcgccgtcgtccctcctcctcccccgccgccgccgccgccccccgcgCCTGCCCCCGTCCACCTCGGCCCCACcgccgaggccgaggccgacgcCTTCCCTGCGGTGGCTCCCTTCGCCGTGCCCCCGGCCGTGGTGGAGGCGAACGGCAACtccgagaagaagaagaa GAGGAAAGCGGATGAAGGGGAAGGGTGCAAGTCGTGCAGCTGCAAGAAATCCAAGTGCCTCAAACT TTACTGTGTGTGTTTTGCTTCTGGATCAAGTTGTTCTGAATCATGTGGATGTGATCCATGTTACAACAAATCTATTCATGGTGTTGCACGAATTACACCAGTCTTGCCTTTTAGAGCTGTTCAAACATTAGAGGCTGGTCAAGATTCAACG GAACAACTTATAAGATCCCCTATGGAGTTTGTTAGAAGAAAATGCACTTGCAAAAAGTCGGGCTGCCTTAAAAAATACTGCGACTGCTACCAG GGAGGAGCAGGATGCTCCATCAACTGTAAATGTGATGATTGTAAGAATCCATATGGGAGAAAAG TTGGTGTTATTTTAGATGGTACTAAAAATATTCTTGCTGGGCCGACACCAATTGAAAGGAATGGAGCAGAAGCTGATTCAAGTGACGATGAAGAAGATGATTATTATATGAACCGGCCACTCTCGCCTGTCTCCCCGTCTCCAGTATCCAGGGAGTCTTCATTCCAACAGGAAACTCTAGTTGGTGTCGAAGTCCAGACTATGAATGGGCATCTATACCCAAAACCGCTTACCCAAGTGCGGCCAGAATCATGGCAGATCACTAGAAGGCCTGCTGAGGAAGTGCGGGGAGAGGCATGGCGCTACTTGAGGAGGCCTAGTGAGGACGGAACATCTGATGTTATGGAAGGACATGCAGACCCCAAGTTTCAGAGAGACAATAAACCACCAGAGAACCATGTCCATGTGGATAGGTACAGCATCCCGCGGTGCATTGAGGTGATGAATGCCATGGCAGACCTCTCGCCGATTGAGAAGTCACTTGCACCGGACATCTTCTTGGATGCCAGCAACCGGGAGATTTTTCTTTCACTGACTGTAGATATTCGAACCATGTGGCTGAAGCGTAAGATGAAGAGCCTTGTGTAG
- the LOC102717854 gene encoding ubiquitin-conjugating enzyme E2 variant 1C-like produces the protein MASSGDPSGVVVPRNFRLLEELERGEKGIGDGSVSYGMDDADDIYMRSWTGTIIGPHNTVHEGRIYQLKLFCDKDYPDRPPTVKFHSRVNMTCVNPENGMVDQRKFGLLSNWRREYTMEAILTQLKKEMAASHNRKLVQPPEGTFF, from the exons ATGGCGTCGAGTGGAGACCCCTCGGGAGTCGTCG TGCCCAGGAACTTCAGATTGCTAGAAGAGCTtgagagaggggagaagggCATTGGTGATGGATCAGTTAGCTATGGAATGGATGATGCGGATGATATCTACATGCGCTCTTGGACAGGCACAATTATTGGTCcccataat ACTGTTCATGAGGGCCGAATTTACCAACTGAAGCTTTTCTGTGACAAGGACTATCCAGACAGGCCACCAACTGTAAAATTTCACTCGAGAGTCAACATGACATGTGTAAATCCTGAGAATGGAATG GTTGACCAAAGGAAGTTTGGTCTGTTGTCGAATTGGCGCCGTGAGTACACAATGGAGGCTATCTTGACACAACTTAAAAAAGAGATGGCAGCCTCGCACAACCGGAAATTAGTGCAGCCTCCAGAGGGGACATTCTTCTAA